The Gloeobacter violaceus PCC 7421 DNA window AAATCGCCCTACTCGATCGACTTCAACCTGCTGGGCCGCTCCGTCGAGTGCGGCGTCCTCGAAGATCCCTGGGCGGAACCGCCCGAGGAGGTCTACGCGATGACCAAATGCGTGGCGGACACCCCCGACCAGCCCACCTACATCGAACTGGAGTTCGAGCGCGGCGTGCCGGTGGCTTTGAATGGAGCGTCCTTGGGCGGGGTGAAGCTGGTGGGCGAACTCAACCGCCTGGCCGGGGAGAACGGCGTCGGGCGCATCGACATGGTCGAAAATCGCCTGGTCGGGATTAAATCGCGCGAAATTTACGAATGCCCGGCCGGGGTGGTGCTGGTCCTGGCGCACCAGGCCCTCGAAGCGCTCACCCTGCCCCGGGAGGTGACCGCCTACAAGCGCGGTGTCGAGGACACCTACGCCCAACTGGTCTACAACGGTCTGTGGTACAGTCCGCTGCGCGGCGCCCTCGACGGGTTCATCGACTTCACCCAGCAACGGGCGAGCGGTGTGGTGCGCGTGCGCCTGCACAAAGGAACCGCCACCGTCGTGGGCCGCAAAAGTCCCTATTCGCTCTACGACGTGGAGCTGGCCACCTACTCCGAAGGGGACAGCTTCGATCACAAAGCCGCCGAGGGCTTTATTTATGTCTGGGGCCTGCCCACGCGCATTTATGCGCAGGTGCGCAAATAAGTTCCCTAACCTCCCCGCGGCGCTCCAAGGCTAATTTCTGGGCGAGCTGACTCCTCCGCTCGGGCAGCCGCTTCCTGTAGCGGAGCTGTCCACTTGCGCGGGGCACTGGCGCGGCGGATCTCCTTCCAGATGGCGGTGGCGGCGAGGGTGCCGTCGGCCACGGCGATCGACACCTGGTTGAGACCCTTTTTAAGATCGCCCAGTGCGAAGACGCGCGGGTGGGAAGTGCGGCAGTCGTACTCGGTGACGATGTCGCCGCCGTCGGTGAGCAAATCGAGATTTTTGAGATAGCCGTCGTGGCGGATCGAACCCATCGAAATGAGGCCAGTATCCACTTTGATCGATGTGCCGTCGGCAAACTCGATGCCGTCCATGACGTGGTCTTTGCCCAAAAAGCGGGCGATCGGCTTTTCGATGAGCGGATAGCCGTGGTCGGCGAGCTTGGCGCGCATTTCGTCCCCCACCGGATAGGCGCCCAGGGTGAGCACGGTGATGTAGGGCGTGAACCAGTTGAGCACGAAGGCGGTGTTGATCGCCTTTTCGCTGCCCGCGATCAGGGCCGCGCGCCGGTTGGTCATCTCGTAGCCGTCGCAGATCAAGCAGACGTGCAGGTTGTACCCGGCGTACTCATAGACGTTCTGCATGTTCTCCAGCTGCGGCAGCACATCCATCAGACCGGTGGCGGCGATCAGGTATTTGGCGCGGAAGACCGGGTAGTCGCTGTTTTTGAAGCGGTACTTGACGCGCACCTGGAATTCTTCGCCGGTGTCGGTGACTGCTTCGACAAAGCCGTTGAGCCAGTCGGCCCCGTAGTGCAGGGCCATCTCCTTGCCGCCTTCGATGAGTTCTTTGCCGCTAACCACCCGGGGAACATAGTTCCAGAGATCCTGCATCCAGAACGATCGGCCGCGTCCTTTTTCGATCACCAGGACTTTGAGGTTGTAGCGGGCCAGGTACACCGCCGCCGACAGACCACCGGCGCCGCCGCCGGCGATGATCACATCATAGAGCTGGGCTTGCTTTTCATCGAAGTGTTCGCGCTTGAGGATCATGACAACGATTCTTGCCCCTCGCTACACTTTCATTGTGACCGATACCAGGCTCTGCCCCCTGACCCGTTGGGCCAATCGAGGAACCCTTTGCCCCCGCAGGCTGTCGCCAAGATGATGACTATGTACCGCCCGTCGATCCAAAGCGTCTGGCTTGCCGCTGGGCTGCTGATGTTGTCCGTCGGGCCGCTCGCAGCCCAGCAGGCGGGCGATATCGACGGCAACGGCAAAACCGAGGGAGCGGATCTCACCTTGCTGGAGCAATACCTGGACGGCTCGGGATTGCTCGTCGAAGAGCAGAGCCGCCGCGCCGACATCACCGGCGACGGGCAGGTGGACGGCAAGGACGCCAACGCCCTCAGGCGGCAGTTGGGGGTGGCCGCGGTCGAAGAACCGTCCCTGAGCGGCCGGGCGAGCACCGAGCGCGCCGAAGGCGAACGGCGCCGCACCCCTTACCGCGCCAGTGCGAGCGGTTCGGCGTTTTCGCTGGGACTTGAGGAAGTGGTGCCCGAGTGGGTGCGCGGCAGTTGGCGGTTCGTCTCGCAGATTTACGAAGCGCGCGGCGGCTTCAGCAGCGGCAGCGGCAACGCCCAAAGCGAACAAATCAGCCTCCCGGGCGACTTGTCCAATCTCTACAGCACCTACAAAGTCGCCACCGGCGAGCGCCTCGACCGGCTGTGCTGGCAGGTCAACGATTATTCCGACGTGCGCTTCAGCTTTACTGAGCAACTGCGCGACCAGCAGGGGGCGGTCTTCGCCTCCACCGCCAACATCACCAACCGCGGCCCTGGTCGCGCCGATATCAATATCCGCGTCGAGGTGCTCGACGCCGGCAACAGCCCCGCCGGGGGCGGCGGCATGCTGGGGGGTCTATTCGGAATGCTCTTTGGCGGCGGCAGGCCCATCGGCGGCGGGGTGCGCACGGGCGATTACTACGTGCGCGGCGGCCCGATGGACCGGCTGGGCGGCTCCGAGCGCACCCGTCTACCCCAGGTCGACCTCGAAGCGCTGCGCTGCCGCTAGACCCATGTCCACCAGCCCAGAATGCATCTGCAACCCCGAGCGACGAGCAGACACCGATGAGCACTCAGATCACCATTAGCCTCCCCGATGAGATGTACCAACGCGCCGAATCCCTGGCTAAGTTGGTCAGTCGTGAAGTCGCCGATATTCTAGTCGATGCCATCGCCCTATCTTTGCTGCCCGTGGTTTCTAGATCCCAAAATTTCCAAAAAATCGCTGAAATGTCCGATGAAGAAGTCCTCGCGTTGACTGCACTGCA harbors:
- a CDS encoding argininosuccinate synthase gives rise to the protein MRAKKVVLAYSGGVDTSVCIPYLKHEWGVEQVVALAADLGQGEDLEAVRQKALASGADQAIVQDAREDFVYDYAFAALQANALYEGRYPLATALARPLIARILVKCAQAVGADAVAHGCTGKGNDQVRFDVSIGALDPKLKVLAPAREWGMSREETIAYGERYGIPAPVKKKSPYSIDFNLLGRSVECGVLEDPWAEPPEEVYAMTKCVADTPDQPTYIELEFERGVPVALNGASLGGVKLVGELNRLAGENGVGRIDMVENRLVGIKSREIYECPAGVVLVLAHQALEALTLPREVTAYKRGVEDTYAQLVYNGLWYSPLRGALDGFIDFTQQRASGVVRVRLHKGTATVVGRKSPYSLYDVELATYSEGDSFDHKAAEGFIYVWGLPTRIYAQVRK
- a CDS encoding NAD(P)/FAD-dependent oxidoreductase, producing the protein MILKREHFDEKQAQLYDVIIAGGGAGGLSAAVYLARYNLKVLVIEKGRGRSFWMQDLWNYVPRVVSGKELIEGGKEMALHYGADWLNGFVEAVTDTGEEFQVRVKYRFKNSDYPVFRAKYLIAATGLMDVLPQLENMQNVYEYAGYNLHVCLICDGYEMTNRRAALIAGSEKAINTAFVLNWFTPYITVLTLGAYPVGDEMRAKLADHGYPLIEKPIARFLGKDHVMDGIEFADGTSIKVDTGLISMGSIRHDGYLKNLDLLTDGGDIVTEYDCRTSHPRVFALGDLKKGLNQVSIAVADGTLAATAIWKEIRRASAPRKWTAPLQEAAARAEESARPEISLGAPRGG
- a CDS encoding dockerin type I repeat-containing protein, whose protein sequence is MMTMYRPSIQSVWLAAGLLMLSVGPLAAQQAGDIDGNGKTEGADLTLLEQYLDGSGLLVEEQSRRADITGDGQVDGKDANALRRQLGVAAVEEPSLSGRASTERAEGERRRTPYRASASGSAFSLGLEEVVPEWVRGSWRFVSQIYEARGGFSSGSGNAQSEQISLPGDLSNLYSTYKVATGERLDRLCWQVNDYSDVRFSFTEQLRDQQGAVFASTANITNRGPGRADINIRVEVLDAGNSPAGGGGMLGGLFGMLFGGGRPIGGGVRTGDYYVRGGPMDRLGGSERTRLPQVDLEALRCR